AGCGAGGCTGACGGACACGAAGGCGGTCGCCGTCATGCCCCGGCGTTCCGGGCCGTCCTGCGCCGTGATGATCGTCACGCCGCTGGCGAAGCGGCCTAGGGTCTGCCGGAACTCGTGGGGGGGGATGCCTTCGGTGGGGGCGGGAGAGGTCATGGGCGGAGTGTACCGGGCGGGAAGGGAGCCCCCTGCCTCACGGCACGGCCCTCACGGCCTGCCGCTCGCCGCCGGGATCACGTCACGCACGAGGAGGTCGGGGTAACGGATCACGCCCACCTCGGGCACGGGCTCGGCCCAGCGCTGGCCGCTCACGCGCACCTCGACCGGGCCGGGCGCGAGGTTCAGGAAGCCGTAGTTCCCGCCCCCGTCCGTCACCGTGCGGGCGACGACCTGCCCGCCGCGCAGGGCCTCGACCACCCGGCCACCGGGCACCGGCGAGCCCACCACCCGTCCGAGGAGCCCCCGCACCGTGCGCGGCTGGGCGGTCCAGGGCGGCGTGGTGGCGAGCGCGCCGCCCGGGGCGGTCAGCAGGTCCCGCACGGCGGCGAGGCCCTCGGGGGTGCTCTGGCGGGTGCCGTACACGTCCAGGGTGGGGGTGCGGTACGAGTAGCCCACCCAGCCCAGCCCGGCGGCGACCGTGCGCGCGGCCTGCGCGGCGGTGACCTGCGGCGGGTTGAGGTACAGGGCCGTTCCGCCCGCGACCTCCGCCCCGCGGGGATCGCCGGGCGCGGCGCGCACGCTCGCGGCGAAGGCGTTCCAGCCGTCGAACCACGCGGCCTGGGGGCCCACGGCGTCGCGCTTGTAGTTCATCAGGACGTTGAGGTCGATCAGCCCCTCCTGCATCCAGGTCGGCCAGTCCTGGAGCACGTCGGCGTAGGTGCGCGTCTTGCGAAAGGCCGCGAGGTCGCCGGGCGCGGGCGGGGCCTGGTAGGTGATCGTGGCGGCACTCACCCACGCCGAGGGCCGCGCCGCCTTGACCTCCAGGCTGATCCGGCGCACCAGGGCGGTGACCTGCTCGCGCTTCCAGGCGAGCCAGCGCGGGTCGGTGGGGGCGGGCGTGCCGCGTGCCCCCGTCTCCGCGCGGTAGCGGGCGAGGACCTTGGGGTCGTAGCCCCACACCCCGCCGTCGGGGTAGCGGATGCGGTCGAGCTGCACGCCGTCCACCGGGTAATTGCGCACCAGGCCGACGATCCCGGCCACCATGAAGTCGGCGGCGGCAGGAATGGCGGGGTCGAGCCAGCCGTCCACCCCCTCGCGCCACGAGCCGTCCGGGCGCCGGGCGAGCCAGGACTCCGCGCCCGCCCCCGGCCCGTGCCGCCGAAAGACGTGCGCCGCGTTCGTGTTCGGCGCCTGGGTGTTCGAGGCCCCCGTCACGCTCGCCCAGGCGATCACGCGCATTCCCCGACCGTGCGCGAGGCGGGTGATCTCGCCCAGGGGGTCGAAGCCGGGTTCCAGGTCGGGGTCGGTCACCACCGGGAGGGCCGAGCGGCGACACAGGCAGTCGCCGCGCCGGATCGCCTGCACGAAGAGGGTGTTCACGCCCAGCCGGGCGGCCTCCTCCACCGTCCGGCGCACCT
This genomic interval from Deinococcus aestuarii contains the following:
- a CDS encoding family 10 glycosylhydrolase, which translates into the protein MTTSPLPRLAALLALCCAPLAGATAPPAVESVPDPAPAGPLPDLSRPEVAAPLTPAPASISAVRGLWVDAFGPGLKTSAQVRRTVEEAARLGVNTLFVQAIRRGDCLCRRSALPVVTDPDLEPGFDPLGEITRLAHGRGMRVIAWASVTGASNTQAPNTNAAHVFRRHGPGAGAESWLARRPDGSWREGVDGWLDPAIPAAADFMVAGIVGLVRNYPVDGVQLDRIRYPDGGVWGYDPKVLARYRAETGARGTPAPTDPRWLAWKREQVTALVRRISLEVKAARPSAWVSAATITYQAPPAPGDLAAFRKTRTYADVLQDWPTWMQEGLIDLNVLMNYKRDAVGPQAAWFDGWNAFAASVRAAPGDPRGAEVAGGTALYLNPPQVTAAQAARTVAAGLGWVGYSYRTPTLDVYGTRQSTPEGLAAVRDLLTAPGGALATTPPWTAQPRTVRGLLGRVVGSPVPGGRVVEALRGGQVVARTVTDGGGNYGFLNLAPGPVEVRVSGQRWAEPVPEVGVIRYPDLLVRDVIPAASGRP